One Hyphomicrobium album genomic window carries:
- a CDS encoding phosphoadenylyl-sulfate reductase, translating into MARAARTSSRTSNSVPASDPVAEALALDRRLASIDSLEDRLLEIVRSVPGRVTFSTSLGIEDQAVLNAIAASRAKIDVFTLDTGRHFPETLDTLEASQNRYGIDIRVMFPDAREVEELVARDGIYGFRLAVENRKACCDVRKVRPLKRALEGAKGWVTGLRREQSVGRAHVPFASWDAEDALFKFNPMADWSLEKLEAYVAEHNVPVNPLHARGFPSIGCQPCTRAIKPGEDIRAGRWWWENEDGKECGLHNRPRQKEVAA; encoded by the coding sequence ATGGCGCGGGCCGCCCGGACATCCTCGCGCACATCCAACTCTGTGCCGGCGTCCGACCCGGTTGCCGAGGCGCTGGCGCTTGACCGGCGCCTCGCCTCCATCGACAGCCTCGAGGACCGGCTCCTCGAAATTGTCCGCTCCGTGCCCGGCCGTGTCACCTTTTCGACCAGCCTTGGCATCGAGGACCAGGCCGTACTGAACGCCATTGCTGCCAGCCGGGCGAAGATCGACGTCTTCACCCTCGACACCGGCCGGCACTTCCCCGAGACGCTCGACACCTTGGAGGCCAGTCAGAACCGCTATGGCATCGACATCCGCGTCATGTTCCCTGACGCGCGCGAGGTCGAGGAGCTCGTGGCGCGCGACGGCATCTACGGCTTCCGGCTCGCCGTAGAGAACCGCAAGGCTTGCTGCGACGTGCGCAAGGTACGTCCACTGAAACGTGCGCTCGAAGGCGCCAAGGGGTGGGTCACGGGCCTGCGCCGCGAGCAATCGGTGGGCCGCGCGCACGTCCCGTTCGCATCCTGGGATGCGGAGGACGCGCTCTTCAAGTTCAACCCGATGGCCGACTGGAGTCTCGAGAAGCTCGAGGCCTACGTCGCCGAGCACAATGTCCCCGTCAATCCACTGCACGCCCGCGGCTTCCCCTCCATCGGCTGCCAGCCGTGCACGCGCGCCATCAAGCCCGGCGAGGATATCCGCGCCGGCCGCTGGTGGTGGGAGAACGAGGACGGTAAGGAATGCGGCCTGCACAACAGGCCCCGCCAGAAGGAAGTAGCTGCATGA